The nucleotide sequence TTTATCATCATCTTTACGTTCATCTGAACTAACGTCTTTACTGGTGTCTTTACGTTCATCTGAACTAACGTCTTTACTGGTGTCTTTACGTTCATCTGAACTAACGTCTTTACTGGTGTCTTTACGTTCATCTGAACTAACGTCTTTACTGGTGTCTTTACGTTCATCTGAACTAGCGTCTTTACTGGTGTCTTTACCAGTGTCTTTACGTTCATCTGAACTAACGTCTTTACCAGTGTCTTTACCAGCGTCTTTACGTTCATCTGAACTAGCGTCTTTACTGGTGTCTTTACCAGTGTCTTTACGTTCATCTAGACACTGTTCTACAAGCGATAGAAGAGGGCTTAAGTCTTTTATCAGGGAAGAAATCGCTTCATTTAACTGTAGTCGTGATATATAATCACTTTTGTCTAAATCTAACCGTATTTCGTTTTTAATCTCCTCTTTTACTTCTTCGGCTGATTTGATTAAAAAATTGTCGATCGCTTCATTTAGGCGTAGGTCTAAACAGTTTTCAAGATATTCATCTAGACGGTTTAGCTCAATACGATCGCCCTCGGTTTGGGCTGTTGTTAAGCTGCTATTTGACTCAAGCCCTAAGTAACCTTTGATGAAATCAACCAGCGCGGACGAGGCATTAAAGCCTTGTTCAGTAGTTTTTTTCTTGAAAGCTTCCCATAAATCAGGGCTGATTTTGAAATTTACTAATTTCTGAGTTTGATTCATTTTATTTACCCCATGTTTGTTTGTCCTCGCCTTTGTTGTTTTTTAATAAGCGGTAAATGCTAATTTGTTGCCTGAGCCTGATACTTTGCCCTTACCCATCTTTTCTAAGTCTCCAAACCATTCTCTAATCAGGGAAGAGTCATCTGTCTTACAACTCCAGATATATTGCTTGACATCCCTTGCCCTTACGGCTCCTAGCCGCTTGGATAGTTGAATAATAAGTGCTAATTTACGTGGGAGTTCTTGTTGGTTAGGAACTAATTTTCCTTGAGTGGATTTGTTGAGTTTTTCGAGTTGATGTAAAATTAAGTCAACCGTTTTCTCATCGGGCTTGTCTATGATTATCTCTTTGTTATGAACTGTCGTTATAGATTGGAGAATTATAGACAACATCTCTTTGGTTTTGGCTTGCTCTAGTTCAAGCCTTTCTACTCTTTCAGCGAGTCCTATAGTTTCAACTTCTGTATTAGCCCCAGGGACGCTATAAGAACCGGTGCGGCGGATACTGGGGATTACTTCATGGAAAATCCAGCGCTGAAATTTTTTAGCTACGGGCTTGTTTGACCTGAAGATGAGACGATATAGCCCCGCTTCGGTTACGGTGAGCATTGATCGAAGTCCACCAG is from Gloeothece verrucosa PCC 7822 and encodes:
- a CDS encoding BRO-N domain-containing protein — its product is MSNLTIIFTFEEQQVRFVGTTDNPEWVAQDVCDVLGIESARDALQDFDPDEKGIAAIPTSGGLRSMLTVTEAGLYRLIFRSNKPVAKKFQRWIFHEVIPSIRRTGSYSVPGANTEVETIGLAERVERLELEQAKTKEMLSIILQSITTVHNKEIIIDKPDEKTVDLILHQLEKLNKSTQGKLVPNQQELPRKLALIIQLSKRLGAVRARDVKQYIWSCKTDDSSLIREWFGDLEKMGKGKVSGSGNKLAFTAY